A single Desulfitobacterium chlororespirans DSM 11544 DNA region contains:
- the lepB gene encoding signal peptidase I, whose amino-acid sequence MENEQDIKEQDIKIKAKSMFKTIIEIIEIVIIAFALSWVIRTFVLEARLVPTGSMLPTIQLQDRIIVDKFFFKHFGDFERGDIIVFHPPSSAHSSDDFIKRLIALPGDTIEIKDHKTYINGQEVEEPYVMEPQIKNLEPLVVPEGSVFVMGDNRNSSADSREWGFLPIENISGMTLFRYWPLNHIGTID is encoded by the coding sequence ATGGAAAACGAACAAGATATCAAAGAACAAGATATCAAAATAAAAGCGAAGAGTATGTTTAAAACCATTATTGAAATCATCGAGATTGTGATTATTGCCTTTGCCCTATCCTGGGTCATCCGCACCTTTGTGCTGGAGGCCAGGTTAGTTCCCACCGGCTCCATGCTGCCGACGATTCAGCTCCAGGACCGGATTATTGTCGATAAGTTCTTTTTTAAGCATTTTGGTGATTTTGAACGAGGGGATATCATTGTTTTCCATCCGCCTTCCAGCGCCCACTCTTCCGACGATTTTATCAAACGTTTGATTGCTTTGCCGGGGGATACCATTGAGATCAAGGATCATAAGACCTATATCAATGGCCAGGAGGTGGAAGAGCCATACGTTATGGAGCCTCAAATTAAAAATCTTGAGCCTTTAGTAGTTCCGGAAGGTTCTGTTTTTGTTATGGGAGATAACCGCAATAGCAGTGCCGATTCCCGGGAATGGGGCTTCCTGCCGATTGAAAACATCTCCGGAATGACCTTATTTCGTTATTGGCCGCTTAACCATATTGGAACTATCGATTGA
- a CDS encoding M23 family metallopeptidase has protein sequence MRMRKGFKPRQKHWTLFLKLLAVILISAVAWKGIHKPPKISADIYPYLTNLPAELVLQCQKEGERISPGAWADLIAIRSSVEIDEEHYLIQQLQQGIALQDIVWKNTEIQISEDVVQQILGRRQILLTYPFYEPGRFAFPVIGQVWYMDTFGADREGGVRRHEGTDIFGAEGIPIISVGNGKVEKLGWNRLGGERVGVRGEDGNYYYYAHLNTINPQLQEGQEVRKGDFLGTLGHTGDALTTPDHLHFGIELPNGEWVNPYPFLYIWQQSQS, from the coding sequence ATGAGGATGCGCAAAGGCTTTAAACCGAGACAAAAGCACTGGACTTTGTTCCTGAAGCTGCTTGCGGTAATCCTGATCAGCGCGGTCGCCTGGAAGGGCATTCATAAACCGCCTAAGATCTCCGCTGATATCTATCCTTATCTCACGAATCTGCCTGCCGAACTTGTGTTGCAATGTCAGAAAGAAGGGGAGAGGATTTCCCCCGGGGCTTGGGCGGATTTAATAGCCATACGAAGCAGCGTTGAAATAGATGAAGAGCATTACCTCATCCAACAGCTCCAACAGGGCATAGCGCTTCAAGATATTGTTTGGAAAAACACGGAAATCCAAATTAGTGAAGATGTTGTTCAACAAATCCTTGGGCGGAGGCAGATTCTTTTAACTTATCCCTTTTATGAGCCGGGCCGTTTTGCTTTTCCGGTGATAGGTCAGGTCTGGTACATGGATACCTTTGGGGCAGACCGGGAGGGTGGAGTACGCAGACATGAGGGAACGGACATTTTTGGTGCAGAAGGCATTCCCATCATCAGTGTTGGCAACGGCAAAGTTGAGAAGCTGGGCTGGAATCGCCTTGGTGGAGAACGGGTAGGGGTTAGGGGAGAGGATGGCAACTATTATTACTATGCTCATCTAAACACCATAAACCCTCAACTCCAGGAAGGCCAAGAAGTTAGGAAAGGGGATTTTTTGGGGACATTGGGACATACGGGGGATGCTCTGACAACTCCGGATCATCTGCACTTTGGTATTGAACTTCCTAATGGCGAGTGGGTGAATCCTTATCCTTTCCTATATATCTGGCAGCAAAGTCAGAGTTAG
- the lexA gene encoding transcriptional repressor LexA, producing the protein MYPDLSQRQTDILEYIKRVIREKGYPPSVREIGDAVGLMSSSTVHGHLQTIEEKGYIRRDPTKPRAIEILDSSSDANEKKTVFVPIIGRVTAGQPILAQENIEDTFPLPIDVVNSDTVFMLRVKGESMIDAGIMDGDLILVRQQKVARNGEIVVAMIDEEATVKRFYKEKTLIRLQPENPYMEPIYSQDVTILGKVIGVFRILH; encoded by the coding sequence GTGTATCCAGATTTATCGCAAAGACAGACCGATATCTTGGAGTATATTAAACGGGTTATTCGAGAAAAGGGTTATCCCCCCTCTGTCCGCGAAATAGGCGATGCCGTTGGCTTGATGTCCAGTTCCACTGTTCACGGGCATTTGCAGACCATTGAGGAAAAGGGGTACATACGCCGCGATCCCACAAAACCTCGCGCCATTGAGATATTAGACAGCTCCAGTGATGCTAATGAGAAAAAGACTGTTTTTGTCCCCATTATTGGCAGAGTAACCGCCGGGCAGCCTATTTTAGCCCAGGAGAATATCGAAGATACGTTCCCGCTTCCTATTGATGTGGTTAACTCAGATACAGTGTTCATGTTGAGAGTCAAAGGCGAAAGTATGATTGATGCGGGAATTATGGATGGGGACCTTATTTTAGTACGCCAGCAAAAAGTGGCCCGTAATGGCGAGATCGTCGTGGCCATGATTGATGAAGAAGCTACGGTAAAACGGTTCTACAAGGAAAAAACACTGATTCGCCTGCAACCTGAAAATCCTTATATGGAGCCTATCTACTCTCAGGATGTCACCATCTTGGGCAAAGTTATTGGGGTATTTCGTATTTTACACTGA
- a CDS encoding CPBP family intramembrane glutamic endopeptidase — translation MTDKKIIVQFTTLTFCIAYLVSGALIALGQFGYSVHNWVHSLQEFGMNIPFAIYILSPAIASYIVLKKNNKIADLKEWLKTVFYAKNNISLYLYVVAGLALYFLIHLAVSGRTEMVLPFYTFFLALPGNLIIGGLEEAGWMYILQPELDKKYGFVLSSVFVGIIWTLWHIPLFFIPGTNHGEGLINFWMFAVQLMAFRFFNGAIYKISGKGRVFMCVLFHTIFNAASPLFGTMTMTWAGTIAANAVIVLVSMVTVMIYDQKSRRIV, via the coding sequence GTGACAGACAAAAAAATCATAGTACAATTTACGACGCTGACATTTTGCATAGCTTATCTTGTGTCGGGTGCTTTGATTGCGCTTGGGCAATTCGGATATTCGGTTCACAATTGGGTTCACTCGTTACAGGAATTTGGGATGAATATTCCTTTTGCAATCTATATTTTGTCGCCCGCTATTGCCTCATATATCGTTCTGAAGAAAAATAACAAAATAGCAGATCTTAAGGAATGGTTGAAAACCGTTTTTTACGCCAAAAATAATATCTCTCTCTATTTGTACGTTGTTGCAGGGCTTGCACTGTATTTTTTGATACATCTTGCAGTTTCAGGCCGTACGGAAATGGTGCTGCCATTTTATACGTTCTTCCTTGCCCTGCCTGGTAATCTTATTATCGGTGGCTTAGAGGAAGCTGGCTGGATGTACATATTGCAGCCTGAGCTTGACAAAAAATATGGCTTTGTTTTATCTTCTGTCTTTGTTGGCATCATTTGGACTTTATGGCATATCCCTCTCTTCTTCATTCCGGGGACGAATCACGGCGAGGGACTCATTAACTTTTGGATGTTTGCAGTTCAACTCATGGCCTTTCGGTTTTTCAACGGGGCAATCTATAAAATATCAGGAAAAGGCCGTGTGTTTATGTGCGTATTATTCCACACCATATTCAATGCGGCATCCCCCCTCTTTGGCACCATGACGATGACTTGGGCGGGAACAATTGCCGCAAATGCTGTGATTGTTCTTGTTTCAATGGTAACCGTTATGATATACGACCAAAAGAGCAGGCGAATAGTATAA
- a CDS encoding D-alanine--D-alanine ligase, with protein sequence MTRQKIIILFGGQSGEHEVSLNSASSVLKAIDQEKYAVETIGIAKNGQWHWGIRPEQWQQDPTLQGIPVILAHDPTNPRFIALDGSSLPQEGKFALIFPVLHGPFGEDGTIQGLFEMANVPYAGSGVLGSALGMDKDRMKAVFTEAGLPQAPYLTVLRTMLQKPMEQLLDNIEHSLGYPCFVKPANLGSSVGISKARDREELIQALQLAAEYDRKIVIEQNIVGREIELSVLGNEDAQASVPGEILPAKDFYDYEAKYIDAGSQLVIPAPLAPEVVRSLQEKAVAAFKAVEACGLSRVDFFVTEGSQIYINEINTMPGFTQISMYPKLWEASGIPYTELITQLIELGFQRFRDSRSRKISR encoded by the coding sequence ATGACACGGCAAAAGATTATTATTCTCTTCGGAGGTCAATCCGGAGAACATGAGGTTTCCCTGAACTCTGCCAGTTCTGTACTTAAGGCCATTGATCAAGAAAAGTATGCTGTAGAGACGATTGGCATTGCCAAAAACGGCCAATGGCATTGGGGAATACGTCCTGAACAATGGCAGCAAGACCCCACACTACAGGGTATTCCTGTCATTCTTGCCCACGATCCTACGAACCCCCGCTTTATCGCCTTAGACGGCAGTTCCCTTCCTCAAGAAGGCAAGTTTGCTTTGATTTTTCCCGTTCTTCACGGACCCTTTGGAGAGGATGGGACCATCCAGGGCTTGTTTGAAATGGCTAATGTTCCTTACGCCGGTTCCGGGGTGCTCGGCTCCGCTCTGGGTATGGATAAAGACCGTATGAAAGCAGTTTTTACTGAAGCGGGCCTGCCCCAAGCCCCTTATCTTACCGTACTTAGAACCATGCTCCAGAAACCGATGGAGCAACTGCTTGATAATATTGAACACTCGCTGGGCTATCCTTGCTTTGTCAAGCCTGCTAATTTAGGCTCCAGTGTGGGTATTTCCAAAGCACGGGACAGAGAGGAGCTCATCCAGGCCCTCCAACTCGCCGCGGAATACGATCGCAAAATTGTCATCGAGCAAAACATCGTAGGTCGTGAGATTGAGCTGAGCGTCCTGGGCAATGAGGATGCCCAAGCCAGTGTTCCGGGAGAGATTCTTCCCGCCAAGGATTTCTATGATTATGAAGCCAAATACATCGACGCCGGCTCTCAGCTGGTGATTCCCGCTCCTTTGGCTCCCGAGGTTGTCAGGAGTTTGCAGGAAAAAGCTGTTGCTGCCTTCAAAGCCGTCGAAGCCTGCGGCTTAAGCCGGGTGGATTTCTTTGTTACAGAAGGCAGTCAGATCTACATCAACGAAATCAATACCATGCCGGGGTTCACTCAGATCTCTATGTACCCCAAGCTTTGGGAAGCCAGCGGCATTCCTTACACTGAATTGATCACCCAGTTGATCGAACTGGGCTTCCAGCGCTTCAGAGACAGCCGTTCCCGGAAAATATCCCGTTAG
- a CDS encoding AAA family ATPase, with amino-acid sequence MGIRITFPSEKNQAPIVQTPRTERNAAIVDSSSELSRGRKAAHHSSENGTMAEIIAELNALVGLSTVKRLIHEIQAYIEIQKRRTREKLVAEPLVLHMIFRGNPGTGKTTVARLIGRLFKEMDVLQKGHIIECERADLVGEYIGHTAQKTRDMVKKALGGILFIDEAYSLARGGEKDFGKEAIDALVKAMEDHKNELILILAGYKHEMEWFLQTNPGLRSRFPIHIDFPDYSIEELLSIGDSMLKTRQYQFTSEARDVFRFMMQGVLNSHPYAGNARLVRNMVEKAIRKQAVRLYAKPTSSREELMGILPCDLNLDDDDLK; translated from the coding sequence ATGGGAATACGCATTACCTTTCCGAGTGAAAAGAATCAGGCTCCGATCGTCCAAACACCACGGACTGAGAGAAATGCGGCCATCGTGGATTCATCTTCTGAATTATCCCGTGGACGCAAGGCTGCTCATCATTCATCGGAAAACGGTACCATGGCTGAGATTATCGCTGAACTCAATGCCCTTGTTGGCTTAAGCACAGTCAAACGTCTCATCCACGAGATTCAGGCTTACATAGAGATCCAAAAGAGAAGAACACGGGAAAAATTAGTGGCGGAGCCCTTGGTTCTCCATATGATTTTCCGGGGCAATCCGGGAACAGGCAAAACCACGGTGGCCCGTTTAATCGGCAGACTCTTTAAGGAAATGGATGTTCTGCAAAAAGGGCATATTATTGAGTGTGAGAGAGCGGACTTAGTGGGGGAATACATAGGTCATACGGCACAAAAGACCCGGGACATGGTTAAAAAGGCTTTGGGAGGGATTCTCTTTATCGACGAAGCCTATTCTTTAGCCCGGGGCGGGGAAAAGGATTTTGGTAAGGAAGCGATCGATGCCTTGGTGAAGGCTATGGAGGATCATAAAAATGAGCTTATTCTGATCCTGGCCGGTTATAAACACGAGATGGAATGGTTTTTACAGACCAATCCCGGCTTAAGATCCCGCTTTCCCATCCATATTGATTTTCCCGACTATTCCATTGAAGAGCTGCTGAGTATCGGCGATTCCATGCTCAAAACACGCCAATATCAGTTCACCTCTGAAGCCCGTGATGTTTTCCGGTTCATGATGCAGGGAGTGCTGAATTCCCATCCTTATGCAGGTAATGCCCGTTTAGTACGCAATATGGTTGAGAAAGCTATTCGCAAACAGGCCGTACGGCTCTATGCCAAACCCACCTCATCCCGTGAAGAACTTATGGGGATTCTGCCCTGTGATTTAAATCTGGATGACGATGACTTAAAGTAA
- a CDS encoding aminotransferase class I/II-fold pyridoxal phosphate-dependent enzyme — protein MFLDHLPSKIIEAKNQAEQLLKLQEKPVLDIAEYNHAKVLAAFQEERVSTYHLQGTTGYGLGDSGRETLDRVMARILGTEAALVRGQFVSGTHAIATALFGALRPGDHFISVTGDPYDTLEEVIGIRGTGQGSLKDFGVSYDSVPLSEEGTVQYALVSQGIKPNTKMLILQRSRGYAWRNSLHMEQIAAFVAYVREHFPHLIIFVDNCYGELVEKCEPGDVGADLMAGSLIKNLGGSLAPTGGYIAGKQELVAKAACRLTAPGIGGEVGATLSWQLQFYQGLFFSPLTVSEAIRGAIFSAAFWQALGFEVNPLPDTPRTDLIQAVKLNSREAMIAFCQGFQKGSPVDSHVLPIPSGMPGYEDEVIMAGGTFIQGATSEFSADGPMRDPFIAYQQGGVSMNYIKFGNLLAAQKLWEQGLLK, from the coding sequence TTGTTTTTGGATCATCTGCCCAGTAAAATTATCGAGGCGAAAAATCAGGCCGAGCAGCTTTTAAAGCTGCAGGAAAAGCCTGTTCTTGATATTGCCGAATATAATCATGCCAAAGTCCTGGCAGCTTTTCAGGAAGAAAGGGTAAGCACCTATCATTTACAGGGCACTACAGGCTATGGCCTGGGGGACAGCGGCAGAGAAACTCTGGATCGGGTGATGGCCCGCATCCTGGGCACGGAAGCCGCTTTGGTGCGGGGACAATTTGTATCGGGAACCCATGCCATTGCCACAGCCTTATTCGGTGCTCTCCGGCCCGGTGATCATTTTATTTCCGTTACAGGAGATCCTTATGATACACTGGAAGAGGTGATTGGCATCCGGGGAACAGGGCAGGGGAGCCTTAAGGATTTTGGGGTATCCTATGACTCGGTTCCTCTCAGTGAAGAAGGAACTGTTCAGTATGCTCTGGTGAGTCAAGGGATAAAGCCCAATACAAAAATGCTTATTCTCCAGCGTTCCCGGGGTTATGCCTGGCGCAATTCCCTTCATATGGAGCAAATCGCCGCCTTTGTGGCTTATGTCCGTGAGCATTTTCCTCACCTGATTATTTTTGTGGATAATTGTTACGGTGAACTTGTGGAAAAATGTGAACCCGGGGATGTGGGAGCCGACCTCATGGCGGGATCCCTGATTAAAAACCTAGGGGGGAGTTTAGCTCCTACAGGAGGATATATTGCCGGCAAACAAGAGCTTGTTGCGAAAGCCGCCTGCCGCTTAACTGCTCCGGGGATTGGCGGAGAGGTGGGGGCGACCCTCAGCTGGCAGCTGCAGTTCTACCAAGGGCTGTTCTTCAGTCCTTTGACCGTAAGTGAGGCGATTCGGGGAGCGATTTTTTCCGCTGCCTTTTGGCAGGCCTTAGGGTTCGAAGTCAATCCTCTTCCCGATACCCCGCGGACGGATCTGATTCAAGCTGTTAAACTCAATTCCCGGGAGGCGATGATTGCTTTTTGTCAGGGTTTCCAGAAGGGCTCGCCTGTTGACAGCCATGTCCTGCCCATTCCCTCGGGAATGCCGGGGTATGAAGATGAAGTCATTATGGCCGGGGGAACCTTTATCCAAGGCGCGACCAGCGAGTTCTCCGCGGACGGCCCTATGCGTGACCCCTTTATCGCTTATCAGCAAGGCGGGGTTTCCATGAATTATATTAAGTTTGGCAATCTATTAGCGGCTCAAAAACTTTGGGAACAGGGATTACTAAAGTGA
- the hflX gene encoding GTPase HflX has product MDILGDISGIRGTQLKELKDLTSLRTDRPELIHDDLLMGICRLTSLWNKEIALYINRSGMVSAVAVGQHAAVKLPPLPARQAGRLRCLHTHPSGNPQLSSMDLSALSSAGLESMCSIGVSNGQITGVEIAFSGDSGYQILALNPKEFANFSYDGAVNDYRLRPASPSLKVSEQEKAFLVALEEEELGLELLTELTELAHSSGVEVVGQLLQPKRYGSPVSYLGKGKLQEMTQHLQNSGANVLICDDELLPVQLRTLEQATGVKVLDRTTLILDIFAQRAKSREGKLQVELAQLKHLLPRLTGQGLSLSRLGGGVGTRGPGESKLEMDKRRVRKKINLLENELGEIRKTRTTQRRQREKSGIPLIALVGYTNAGKTTFLQKAMEQTRSKGESVKGEDKLFATLDPIVRGIRLDQRTEILLSDTVGFIQKLPHQLLHAFLATLEEVQNADVLIHVLDASHSRALERADTVHNILEQLECHHKPRLTLLNKIDQLDHPSDLSRLAQELSHPIPVSLIANTSLTPVWNKVLELL; this is encoded by the coding sequence ATGGATATTTTGGGTGATATCTCTGGGATCCGCGGAACCCAGCTCAAAGAACTCAAGGATTTGACTTCGCTCCGGACGGATCGTCCGGAGCTTATCCATGATGATTTATTAATGGGAATTTGTCGTCTGACCAGCCTTTGGAATAAAGAAATCGCTCTTTATATCAATCGCTCGGGAATGGTCAGTGCTGTGGCCGTCGGACAGCATGCAGCAGTTAAACTGCCCCCTCTGCCAGCCCGGCAAGCGGGGCGTTTGCGTTGTCTCCATACCCATCCCAGCGGCAATCCTCAGCTCAGTTCTATGGATCTGAGCGCCCTGAGTTCTGCCGGGCTGGAAAGCATGTGCAGTATCGGGGTCAGCAATGGACAGATTACCGGCGTTGAAATCGCCTTTTCAGGAGATTCAGGCTATCAAATCCTGGCCCTAAACCCTAAGGAATTTGCGAATTTTTCCTACGACGGGGCAGTTAACGATTATCGCTTGCGCCCCGCCAGCCCAAGCCTCAAGGTCTCGGAACAGGAGAAGGCCTTTCTGGTCGCTTTGGAGGAAGAGGAGCTGGGACTTGAGCTGCTGACTGAGCTGACCGAACTTGCTCACTCTTCAGGCGTTGAGGTGGTGGGACAGCTTCTTCAGCCCAAACGGTACGGGAGCCCGGTGAGTTACCTGGGCAAGGGCAAGCTGCAGGAGATGACCCAACACTTGCAAAACAGCGGCGCCAATGTTCTGATCTGTGACGATGAGCTTTTGCCCGTACAACTGCGGACTCTGGAGCAGGCTACCGGAGTTAAGGTGCTGGACCGCACCACTTTGATCCTGGATATCTTTGCCCAGCGGGCCAAATCAAGAGAAGGTAAGCTTCAGGTGGAATTGGCCCAGCTTAAGCATCTGCTGCCTCGTTTAACCGGTCAGGGACTCAGTCTTTCCCGGCTGGGCGGGGGAGTAGGAACCCGTGGTCCCGGAGAATCCAAACTGGAAATGGATAAGCGGCGGGTAAGAAAGAAAATTAATCTCTTGGAAAATGAACTGGGTGAAATCCGCAAGACCCGTACGACCCAGCGGCGGCAAAGAGAAAAAAGCGGCATCCCTCTTATCGCTTTAGTCGGTTATACCAATGCGGGGAAGACCACCTTTTTGCAAAAAGCTATGGAGCAGACCCGTTCCAAGGGGGAGAGTGTTAAAGGAGAGGACAAGCTCTTTGCCACTCTTGATCCCATCGTACGCGGGATACGCCTGGATCAACGGACGGAGATATTGCTTAGTGATACGGTAGGCTTTATTCAGAAATTGCCCCATCAGCTTCTTCACGCTTTTCTTGCTACTCTTGAAGAGGTGCAGAATGCCGATGTTTTAATTCATGTTCTGGATGCCAGCCACTCCAGAGCTCTGGAGCGCGCCGATACGGTCCATAACATTCTGGAGCAGTTGGAGTGTCATCATAAACCACGTCTTACCTTACTGAATAAAATCGATCAGCTGGATCATCCTTCCGATTTAAGCCGCTTGGCTCAAGAGCTGTCTCATCCCATACCGGTGTCCCTTATTGCCAACACTTCACTGACTCCTGTCTGGAATAAAGTTCTTGAACTTCTCTAG
- a CDS encoding D-alanyl-D-alanine carboxypeptidase family protein: protein MSKKSRKRVFLTFLTMIMTGAIVLTFFPGLLDRTDLASTLHTLSSNLLNGQENPDKGASLDKGAGKSSLNLTKTSLSQVDANQFMPPEDSSYLMLNLQTGERLLEKNGDTHRAPASTVKLLTGLLVHEKLQADELIILGEEVKVEGSVLGFKPGDKILVKDLFTAMYVFSANDAANALAVAAYGTKEQFIQAMNSYAAELGCKDSQFKTADGMPAEDQYTTAKDLAIIAAKVTETPVLMDYINQKKASVEWTDANGWKQIREISNTNQLLGIYPGDQGLKTGTTTEAGQCLVTYVTSEDGDLLLVLLGSKQRYTDTVELLDQGMAKIRTRSALKNILSSPDAFYNIPGFFVP, encoded by the coding sequence ATGAGTAAAAAATCAAGGAAAAGAGTTTTCCTTACGTTTTTAACGATGATTATGACAGGGGCAATCGTTTTAACCTTTTTTCCAGGCTTGTTGGATCGAACGGATTTAGCGAGTACTCTTCATACTCTAAGTTCTAATCTCTTAAACGGTCAAGAGAATCCGGATAAAGGGGCATCTCTTGACAAAGGTGCCGGAAAGAGCAGCCTCAACCTGACCAAGACGTCCCTGAGTCAAGTGGACGCTAATCAATTTATGCCTCCTGAAGACTCCAGCTATCTTATGCTTAACTTGCAAACAGGGGAGAGGCTTCTGGAGAAAAACGGGGATACACACCGGGCACCTGCCAGCACAGTAAAACTTTTAACCGGGCTTCTTGTTCATGAAAAGCTTCAAGCGGACGAGCTCATTATCTTAGGAGAGGAAGTTAAGGTAGAAGGCTCTGTTCTTGGCTTTAAGCCTGGGGATAAGATACTTGTCAAGGACTTATTTACGGCAATGTATGTATTCAGTGCCAATGACGCCGCCAATGCTTTAGCTGTGGCAGCTTATGGCACTAAGGAGCAGTTTATTCAGGCCATGAACAGTTATGCCGCTGAACTCGGTTGTAAGGATAGTCAGTTTAAAACAGCCGATGGTATGCCGGCAGAAGATCAATATACTACTGCCAAAGATTTAGCCATTATTGCTGCAAAGGTAACGGAAACCCCTGTACTCATGGATTATATCAATCAAAAAAAGGCATCGGTAGAATGGACCGATGCCAACGGTTGGAAGCAGATCCGGGAAATCTCCAATACGAATCAACTTTTAGGTATTTATCCGGGAGATCAGGGGCTTAAAACAGGGACCACAACCGAAGCCGGCCAGTGCCTTGTAACATATGTCACAAGTGAGGATGGCGACCTTTTGTTGGTCTTATTAGGCAGCAAGCAGCGTTATACGGATACTGTTGAGCTATTGGACCAAGGAATGGCTAAGATACGAACACGGTCGGCTTTAAAAAATATTTTAAGCAGTCCGGATGCGTTTTATAATATACCAGGATTTTTCGTACCGTAG
- a CDS encoding LysM peptidoglycan-binding domain-containing protein has translation MSACSSSVRNYRGHYRNYRNYRMKQLQRQLCSYMLLFLMVFGSMGWFFWDWSQANSRVEDLAFQPQIVQSGDTLWSLAENSDLQIDTRTLVLKIMEYNQLTDTTIQTGQVIYTPISKNQHQP, from the coding sequence ATGAGTGCTTGTTCTTCTTCCGTCCGGAACTACAGAGGCCATTATAGAAACTATCGGAATTATCGAATGAAACAACTGCAAAGGCAGCTGTGTTCTTATATGCTGCTTTTCCTCATGGTCTTTGGCAGTATGGGCTGGTTCTTCTGGGACTGGAGCCAGGCAAACAGCAGGGTAGAGGACCTTGCTTTCCAGCCACAAATCGTTCAATCCGGGGACACTCTTTGGTCCTTAGCTGAGAACTCCGACCTGCAAATCGATACCCGTACGCTTGTTCTTAAAATTATGGAGTACAATCAGCTCACAGATACCACTATACAAACCGGTCAAGTAATCTATACTCCTATCTCAAAAAATCAGCATCAGCCCTAG